A window of the Tessaracoccus sp. MC1865 genome harbors these coding sequences:
- a CDS encoding bifunctional methylenetetrahydrofolate dehydrogenase/methenyltetrahydrofolate cyclohydrolase, with the protein MTAVKLDGKATAAAIKAELTVRVAALREQGVVPGLATVLVGADPASQSYVRMKHRDCDEVGIASIRVELPEDATAEQLREAIEGLNNDPACTGYIVQLPIPKHLDENWALSLIDPDKDADGLHPINLGRLVLNEPATLPCTPRGIVELLRRHGVEIKGAEVCVVGRGITVGRPLGLILTRRSENATVTLCHTGTRDLAAHTRLADIVVAAAGVPGMITADMIREGAALVDVGVSRVDGKTVGDFAPDVWDKAGFVTPNPGGVGPMTRAMLLSNVVDRAEQLNDLRR; encoded by the coding sequence ATGACCGCAGTCAAGCTCGACGGCAAGGCCACGGCCGCCGCGATCAAGGCCGAACTCACCGTCCGCGTGGCGGCGCTGCGCGAGCAGGGCGTGGTGCCCGGCCTGGCCACTGTGCTCGTGGGGGCAGATCCCGCCAGCCAGAGCTACGTGCGGATGAAGCACCGCGACTGCGACGAGGTGGGCATCGCCTCCATCCGGGTGGAACTGCCTGAGGACGCGACGGCTGAGCAGCTCCGCGAGGCCATCGAGGGGCTCAACAACGACCCGGCCTGCACCGGCTACATCGTGCAGCTGCCCATCCCGAAGCACCTCGACGAGAACTGGGCGTTGTCGCTGATCGACCCCGACAAGGACGCCGACGGCCTCCACCCCATCAACCTCGGCCGCCTGGTGCTGAACGAACCGGCCACCCTGCCCTGCACCCCGCGCGGCATCGTCGAACTCCTGCGCCGCCACGGCGTCGAAATCAAGGGTGCGGAGGTCTGCGTGGTGGGCCGCGGCATCACCGTCGGTCGGCCGCTGGGCCTGATCCTGACCCGACGCAGCGAGAACGCCACCGTGACCCTCTGCCACACCGGCACCCGGGACCTGGCGGCCCATACGCGGCTCGCCGACATCGTGGTGGCTGCGGCGGGGGTGCCGGGCATGATCACGGCCGACATGATCCGCGAGGGTGCCGCCCTGGTGGACGTGGGCGTCAGCCGCGTCGACGGCAAGACGGTGGGCGACTTCGCCCCCGACGTGTGGGACAAGGCCGGCTTCGTCACGCCGAACCCGGGCGGCGTCGGGCCGATGACCCGCGCCATGTTGCTCAGCAACGTCGTGGACCGCGCGGAGCAACTGAATGATCTTCGGCGATAG
- a CDS encoding DUF3017 domain-containing protein codes for MIFGDRLEGRLKRRARDRPADSYPDSPWALSFTVAVLGVGVVFAALGRWRLASLVIGAALLLGAGLRLILPRMVAGLLVVRRRWIDVSVLAMLGAAVVALAFIVPPSAP; via the coding sequence ATGATCTTCGGCGATAGGCTCGAGGGCCGGCTGAAGCGACGGGCCAGGGACCGTCCCGCAGACTCCTACCCTGACAGCCCGTGGGCCCTGTCGTTCACCGTGGCCGTGCTCGGCGTCGGCGTCGTCTTCGCAGCGCTGGGCCGGTGGCGCCTCGCGTCCCTGGTCATCGGGGCGGCGCTGCTGCTCGGCGCCGGGCTGCGTCTCATCCTCCCGCGCATGGTGGCGGGCCTGTTGGTGGTGCGCCGACGCTGGATCGACGTGAGCGTGCTGGCCATGCTCGGCGCCGCCGTCGTGGCCCTCGCGTTCATCGTGCCGCCGTCTGCCCCCTAA
- a CDS encoding PrsW family intramembrane metalloprotease, with protein MSYPTYQQAARHKKQAVVLPLLFLVVGGAGTLLGLLVFLDRPATQSVVAVLAFTAVLALGVAFVRWLDKWEPEPPLFIIGAFVWGAGVSALVSGIVNTVVAYWLQSENAAVMVSAPLIEESTKGLFLVIVLLSTRRGRAEFNSLTDAIVYGAMVGLGFSWIEHITYALRPDTMYDSVEIILLRLLLVAYLHPMLTIIVSIGIWAGVNARGLMRVGWPFLAWCLAVALHFMHNSSTDLLGMRGLLIAAGIELLVFVGLLIVGMVARQRERATVVRQLPALVHFGWITPLEAGWLADLGARRRMVAAAGREKTLLKDFIQNVTELALLRGRLEALPDGPPPRAWLGMHRELTELVFHQRPEVQRILSGGGGWTPVQGRPGELWGARPKS; from the coding sequence ATGAGCTACCCCACCTATCAACAGGCGGCGCGGCACAAGAAGCAGGCGGTCGTGCTGCCGCTGCTCTTCCTCGTCGTCGGCGGCGCCGGCACCCTGCTGGGCCTGCTCGTTTTCCTCGACCGACCGGCTACCCAGTCGGTCGTCGCGGTGCTCGCGTTCACCGCCGTGCTGGCCCTCGGGGTGGCCTTCGTGCGCTGGCTCGACAAGTGGGAGCCCGAGCCGCCGCTGTTCATCATCGGCGCCTTCGTGTGGGGCGCAGGCGTCTCCGCGCTGGTCAGCGGCATCGTGAACACGGTCGTGGCCTATTGGCTCCAGTCCGAGAACGCGGCCGTCATGGTGTCCGCGCCGCTCATCGAGGAGTCGACCAAGGGCCTCTTCCTCGTGATCGTCCTGCTCAGCACCCGACGGGGGCGCGCGGAGTTCAACAGCCTCACCGACGCCATCGTGTACGGCGCAATGGTGGGGCTCGGGTTCTCGTGGATCGAACACATCACCTATGCGCTCAGGCCGGACACCATGTACGACTCCGTCGAGATCATCCTCCTCAGGCTCCTGCTGGTGGCCTACCTGCATCCCATGCTGACCATCATCGTCTCGATCGGCATCTGGGCAGGCGTCAACGCCAGGGGCCTCATGCGGGTGGGGTGGCCGTTCCTCGCCTGGTGCCTGGCCGTCGCGCTGCACTTCATGCACAACTCCTCCACGGACCTCCTCGGCATGCGCGGCCTCCTGATCGCCGCGGGCATCGAACTACTGGTCTTCGTCGGCCTGCTGATCGTCGGCATGGTGGCCAGGCAGCGGGAGCGCGCCACCGTCGTGCGCCAACTCCCCGCGCTCGTGCACTTCGGCTGGATCACGCCCTTGGAGGCGGGATGGCTCGCCGACCTCGGCGCCCGCCGTCGCATGGTGGCAGCAGCTGGGCGGGAGAAGACGCTGCTGAAGGACTTCATCCAGAACGTCACGGAACTCGCTCTGCTCCGTGGGAGGCTCGAGGCCCTCCCGGATGGGCCGCCGCCGCGGGCCTGGTTGGGGATGCACCGTGAACTGACCGAACTGGTGTTCCATCAGCGGCCGGAGGTGCAGCGCATCCTCAGCGGCGGAGGTGGCTGGACGCCCGTGCAGGGCAGGCCCGGCGAACTGTGGGGCGCCCGCCCCAAGAGTTAG
- a CDS encoding type IV toxin-antitoxin system AbiEi family antitoxin domain-containing protein encodes MNKIVMPAHLIATARTQGGVITTKQAAAAGITRAVTQRFLDDHVWWSLARGLYSLSPDPPWDGLAWGGVLLGGPDAALGFEAAGHKLGLCAPTSTIDVLTPHQRINRGSWRFHRMPGFEASGEPPVARIEQTALRMCADAEPEALFSQLARAVTSRRTTPRRLLDAALATPNVRHRALIVEALGDIAGGVHSALERRYFRDVEQRHGLPDGVRQVSLQPSRYSDVAYVEVAVVIELDGRLGHSGDGVFRDFERDNKNSMRGYVTLRFGWNDIVNHPCKVARAVAQLLVSRGWSGTMTPCRGCPDGQAE; translated from the coding sequence ATGAACAAGATCGTCATGCCTGCCCACCTCATCGCCACCGCTCGCACTCAGGGCGGTGTCATCACGACGAAACAGGCCGCCGCAGCCGGCATCACCCGCGCCGTCACGCAGCGCTTCCTGGACGACCATGTCTGGTGGTCCCTCGCCCGGGGGCTCTATTCCCTCTCCCCAGACCCGCCCTGGGACGGCCTCGCGTGGGGCGGCGTCCTGCTCGGCGGGCCGGACGCTGCGCTGGGGTTCGAGGCGGCAGGCCACAAGCTCGGGCTGTGCGCCCCGACGTCGACCATCGACGTGCTCACCCCGCACCAACGGATCAACCGGGGCTCGTGGCGCTTTCACCGGATGCCGGGGTTCGAGGCCAGCGGAGAGCCACCGGTAGCGAGGATCGAGCAGACGGCCCTGCGCATGTGCGCCGACGCCGAGCCCGAGGCGCTGTTCAGCCAACTCGCCCGAGCGGTGACCTCGCGACGGACCACCCCACGCCGGCTGCTCGACGCCGCGCTGGCCACTCCCAATGTCCGGCACAGGGCGCTGATCGTCGAGGCGCTGGGAGACATCGCCGGCGGTGTGCACAGCGCACTGGAGCGCCGCTACTTCCGAGATGTCGAGCAGCGCCACGGTTTGCCCGACGGCGTGCGCCAGGTGAGTCTGCAGCCCAGCCGCTACAGCGACGTGGCCTACGTCGAGGTCGCCGTCGTCATCGAACTCGACGGACGGCTCGGCCACTCCGGAGACGGCGTCTTCCGCGACTTCGAGCGCGACAACAAGAACTCCATGCGTGGCTACGTCACGCTGCGGTTCGGATGGAACGACATCGTCAACCACCCGTGCAAGGTGGCGCGTGCCGTCGCGCAACTGCTTGTCTCTCGCGGTTGGTCCGGCACGATGACGCCCTGCCGAGGCTGTCCCGACGGCCAAGCAGAGTGA